In Aeromicrobium sp. A1-2, the DNA window TCGCATTGCGCGCGACGGCACCGGTGTCATCGCCGACGGCGAACGATTCGACGGGATCGTGGTCGCCACGACCAGCAGCGCCGCCGCCCGAATCGTCGACCCCGCGCTGCTCTCCGCCGAGCTGCGCGAGCACCTGGCCTCCCAGCAGTACGTGCCGCAGGTCCATGCATCCTTCCGGGTGGCGCACGAGGCCTGCCCCCCGCAGAGCGCGCTCTTCCCGGCCGGCCCCGGACATCACTCCGTCGCGGCAATCGCGTTCAACAGCCACAAGCGCCAAGGCACCCATCAGGACGGCGAGCTCGTGAGCGTCTTCCTGAGCGCCCGGGTCAGCGCCGACCTGGTCGACTCCGACCCGGCGACGATCTATCAGCACGCCTGGCGGCTGGGCCGCGAGCTGTGCCCCACACTGCCTCTCGTGGCTGAACCATTCGCCCACGTGGCGAGGCGGGAGGCCATCCCGGTCCACGCGGTCGGCCGATACCGCACCGTGGCGCAAGCCCTCACGACCCAGGCCGCTCCACTCGTGCTGGCGGGTGACCACCTCGCCACGGCCACGATCGACGGCGCACTGTCCTCCGGGCAGCGCGCCGCTCGTGCCCTGCTGCTCGAGCGATCGCCTAAGGCAACCGCCGGCTGATCCACATGCCCCAGAGTGCCGCGAACGCGAACATGAACAGCGAGTAGACCGCGGCCGGGATCGAGATCTCGGTGCTGTCGAGGACCTCGACCGCGACGTAGATCGCCAGGGTCGCATTGTGCACCCCGATCTCCATCGACGAGGCAATCGCTTGTCGGCCGACGATGCCGAAGGCCCGCGGAACGACGTAGCCGAGGACCAGACTGATGGCGCAGAACAGCGCCGCCGCCAGACCAACCTTCGCGAAGTAGTCGCCGATGTTCTCGCGCTGGTCCAGCAGGATGCCCAGGACCAGCACGGCGAGGATCACTGCAGAACCGATACGTACGGGCTTGTCCGCGCGCGAGGCGAACCCGGCGCGGTAAGACCGCACGAGCATGCCCCCAATCACCGGCAGCAGGACAATCGCGAACACCTCGACAACCTTGCGGAACTGCAACGAGACCGTGTCCTGACGGTCGTAGTACGCGATGGCCAGGTTGGTGATGATCGGCAAGGTCACGATCGCGACGATCGAGTTGATCGCGGTCAAGGTCACGTTGAGCGCGACATCCCCGCGGAACAGGTGGCTGAACAGGTTGGCGCTAGTGCCGCCCGGCGAGGCCGCGAGCAGGAGCAGGCCGATGCCGATCAGCGGCGGCAGGTCGAACAGCAGCACGATGCCGAAACAGATGATCGGCAGCAGCACCAGCTGGCAGGCGAGCGCCACGAAGACCGCACGCGGGTGCTGTCGGACGCGGCGGAAGTCCTCGATCGTCAATGAGAGGCCGAGGCCGAACATGATGATGCCGAGCGCGAGCGGGAGACCGACCGTGGTCAGCGGAGAATCCATGGCGACACACTAGGGCGTGCGAGGCCGGGACGACTGCAACCGAGGGGCTCTACGATCGTGCAATGGACCGCAAACCGGGCCGACCACGCCTCCTGAGTCTGGACGCCATCGTCGAGGCCGTGCTCGCGGACGGCATCTCCACCTTCAGCATGCCCTCGGTCGCAGCGCGACTGGGAGTCGCGCACTCGGGGCTCTATCGCTACGTCCACGACGGGGACGACCTCTTGGTCAGTGCGATCGAGCGGGCCGCACTGTCGGCTCATTGGCCCGAGGCGGACCTGCCGTGGCGCGACCTGCTGCGCGAGATCTCCCACACTGTGCAGAACGTCTGCGAGCGCTATCCCGGCTACGCCGTCGCCGCCTTGTCCCCGCCACGCTGGTCGACCAAGATGGTCGACCAGATCGGCCCCTACATCATTTCGTTGCAACGGCAGGGATTCACGATCGAGGATGCTTCGGTCGCGGTGACCCTCGCCGGCAATCTCGCCCTGACCACCTCGCTGGCCGGTGTGACCGCGGCACAACGCTCGACCGACATCCCCCGCGAGTCCAGCCTCGCCCAGCAGGCCCGGGTCCTCGACATCGTCCTCGACGGACTCGCCGGCCGACTGATCGCCTGACTCAGGCCTTCGCCTGACGGCTCAGCCTGCGCCGCAGGACTGCCAGGAGGATCCCCAGCAGGACAAGGGCTGCGAGCCCGAGCCCCACGATCAGCCCCGCCGAGAGTCCGGGCGAACCATCCGTGTCGGCCTTCTCGTCGGCGTTCTTCTTGGGCGGCGTCGCGAACTCAGGCGCGCCGGCCACGTCCCCGACCACGGCGACGCTCAACGTCAACGGGATCTCACCGATCTCCACGTCGTTCTTCGACGAGGTCGCCCGCACGCTCACCCCGCAGTAGACGTCGCCGGCCGAGTCCGACCCACGCAGGACCTTGTTGCGCGACTGCCTGTTGGCGTAGGCCAGGGCCGGGCTGGCCACGTGGAGGGTCAGGTCCTTCCCGGCGTAGACACCGTCGTCTCCCTTGCCGAGCACCTCGGTGACCTCGGTCCGGAACGGTCCATAGACGCGAGCCTGGGTTGCCCGCACATTGGCGCTGGAGACAGCTCCATCTGCCGCGCCGAGGGTCAGGTCACACACGGCCTGCTGCCCCCATCCGACGTCCCGGACCCGGTACATCAGGGTCTCGCCGGCGACGATCGTGTCGGAGTAACGACCCGCGTCCAGGGCCGGCGCGCCGGTGAAGCTCACGGACCCGAGCACGGGCGTGATCGGCCCGTTGTCGGCCGGTCCGGTGACGTCGCCGTAGCCCTGGGACGAAGACGATTCGGTCAGCTGCGCGCCATTCAGCACCTCTGGCTCGGTCCGCACCAGGATCTCCAGGGGCTTGACCCCCTCGACCTTCGGCGGCTGGACCGTGAGGACGTACGGACCGGCGCCGCAGTCGGCCTTCACCTTCGGGGTCACGAGCGTGTACGCGGCATAGGGCGCGCGGGTGTTGCCGACCCCCACGACCGACGCATCGCTCTCCGCACACCGTCGGCCATCGGCCGTCGTGACCGCGATCTCGAGCCGCTCGGACGCCGTCAGGTCGTCCGAGGTCGTGCGCGTCGAGACGCTCAGGTGAAGCGTGCCCTTGCCGGGATCGGGGACCGAGTAGTGCTCGACGCCGGAGTCGCCGATCGTGTCGAGCCACTGACCGTCGGTGATGGCGGCAGGCGCGGATGCGCTCGTGCCGCCCTCCACCGCGAGCCCGTTCTCGACGTACCCTCGGGCCGCGCGGACCGAGGCGCGCTTCAGCGTGGAGTCGAGGCGAGAGATGTCCTGGACGTCGTAGTAGGTCCCGCCACCGGCAGACGCGATGCAGGTGAGCTGGTCGCGTGCCTTCGCGTCGACCTGCAGGCCCACGACGTCAAGGTAGAAGTCGGTGCCCTGCTTGCGCAGGTCCCGCGCAACCTCGCACGGATCACCACCACAGTTCTCCTCCCCGTCGGAGACCAGCACGATGCTGCGTGGCCCCTTGTCGGGGAGATCCTTGAACGCCTGCTTGAGCGAATAGGCGATGGGGGTGTTGCCCAGGGGCCTGAGCTTCTTGACGCCGGCGGTGAGAGCCGGTCGGTCGACGGTGTCGACCGGCACCAGCAGTTCGGAGTCCTGACAGGACCCCTTGCCATCGGAGATCGTCGAGCCGTAGGCGCGCAGTCCGACTTTCGCGTCGGCGGGCACGGCCTTGATCACCGAGCGCAGGCCCGCCTGGGCCGCCTCCATCCGGGTGCGCCCGTCACCCGAAGACTCCTTCATCGATCCCGAGCCGTCGAGCACGAGCACGACGGAACCGCCACCCTGGCCGATCACCGAGTCCTCTGCTCCGACCGGCCCACCAGCGGCGATCCCCACCAACAGGACCCCAGCGGTCGACAGAGCAATCACCAACTGCTTTCCCCCGAGCATCCAGCCAGTCTGACACATCCGTCTGGACGCTTCCCTCCGTCAGCACGGACGGCTTCCGTGCGCTAGTGTCACCCTGACTCCTCTGGAGTCGCATGCCAGACCGACCACAGCGCATCGGCGTGCTGCTGTGATTCAAGGCCAGCCGGGGGGGGTGCAGTGTGAGCAGCCGCATTGTCTTGGTGACGCGATTGGCGTCGTCACTCGGCGTCTCGGGGACGCACGACCAGCTTGCGGTCGCCGACATCCGACACGCCGATGCCGTCGAGTCGGCCATCGCCGACCACCACCGCGGCGGCGAGTCGGTCGTCCTGACGGGTGCCCTGGAAGACGCCGAGGACCTGACCGTCATGGCCGCCCGTTCTAGGGTGCGCATCCCGGGTCTGCGGGTGGCGGTCGAGCCGCTGCCCGGCAACCCTCTGGCGCTCGCGATCATCTCCTCGTTGGCCGACGACGCGGACGGGGATTCCGCCTGGATGCACGCCGCGCTCGATGACCTGCGTCAGCGCACCTGGTCGGGCACGTGGCTCACCAAGCTCTCGCACCTGACCCGCCCCAACCCCACGGTGTGGCAGCAGATCGCATCCTGGCTGCCCGGCGCCGCCTTCCTCGCCGAGCACTCGCCGGCACCGTCCGTGACCACTGCGAAACGTGCACCTCTCAACGCCCTGCCCGCACGCCCCGGCACGGCGCTCCTGCACTCGCCGACGGACTCGTGGGTCGTGGAGGCTGTGCTCGAGTCGCTCGGCTCCACCTCGAGCACTCCCGTGGCACCCGCCCGAGACCTCATTGACTCCTACGGCACGAGCAGCGCCATCGAGTTCGTGGCCATCCCCGAGGACTTCCGGGAGGCCGCTACCAGGATCGCCGCGGAAGCCGTGGTCTGCACCGCGTGCGGGATGCGACACGCGCGTACCAGTTGCCCCTATTGCCGCATGACCATCACCTCAGGAGTGCTCTCGTGAATCCCCGTCAACGCCGCGGCGTCATCTTGATGGTGCTTGCCGGCCTGTGTGCCATCGCGCTGTTCTTCGTCTCGGTCAACTGGGTGGGCTCGGTCAACGCCAAGGTGTCGCCGCTGGTCAAGACCTACCGGGCGACCGACGCGATCCCGGCGTACTCGGTCATCGAGGCCGACGACGTCGAGACAGTCGAGGTCCCCGCGCGGTGGGTGTCCACAAGCGCAGCGGTTGACATCAAGTCCCTTGTCGGCGAACGAGTCGCCTTCAACGTCGACGAGGGTACTTACCTCAGCGATGACATGCTGCTCCCCCGGTCCTCCCTGAACGAGGACGAGCGCGAGATCGCGCTGACCGTCGACGCCAAGACCGGCATCGCGGGCCGGGTCCAGACCGGCGACTTCGTCGACGTGTACGCGGTGTTCACCAACAGCGAGGGCACCGGCGGCACGTCGCGGGTCCTCGTTCGGAACGTCCGAGTGGTCTCCGTGCGGGGTGTCGAGACGCAGACCGCTGGCAAGGGCGATTCGTTCGGCGAGGAGCAGATCATCCCCGTGACCCTGGCGCTCCAGCCCAAGGCCGCTCTGGCGGTGACCTACGCCGACGCGTTCGCGACCTCCGTCCGGCTGGTGGGCCTGCCACCCGGAGTCACCAGCAAGAACCGCTCGAACGAGCCCGAGTCCGTCAGTGGCACCGACCTTGCCCGGTCGGGGGGTGCGTCGTGAACATCCCCGTCGTGATCGTGGCCCCGAACCAGACGACAGGCCTGGAGGTGCGCTCCCAGGTCGACGAGGTCGACGGCTTCTACGTCGTCGACGTCGTGGACACGACAGCCCGGCTCCACGAGGTCATCCTGGACCGCCAGCCCCACATCGTGCTGATCCACGAGGGTGCAGGCCCCCTGCCCACGCCGCAAGCGGTGCGCGACATGCAGGCGCGGCACCCCGACGTTGCCGCCGTGGTGCTGACCGAGAAGTTCTCCCCTGAGGTCTTCACCGCCGCGATGGACGCCGGCGCCCGGGGCGTCCTGCAGTACCCGACTTCGCACGACAACCTTCAGCAACGGCTACCTGCCGTCGCCGACTGGGTCCGGCAGATGCGCAAGCACCTCTCATCGGGCGTCGCCGACGACGAGCTCGGGTCCCGGGGACGGCTCATCGCCGTGGCGGGCTCGAAGGGCGGAGTCGGGACCACGACCGTCGCAATCCATCTGGGTCACGACGCGGTCACGCGGGTTCCCGGCCGCAGCGTCTGCGTCGTCGATCTCGACCTCGACGGCGGCGACATCAGCGACTTCCTCGGGATCGAGCACCGGCTCGACATCTCCGACCTGGCCAAGGTGGCCGACGACCTGTCTACCCAGACCGTGGAATCTGCCGTGCACCGCAGCCCTTCGGGGCTGGCCGTGGTCCTGGCCCCCGACCGGGTCGAGGACATCGGTGAGGTCGCCGAACGTGAGGCGTTGCTGATCCTCGCCGCCCTCCGGCGGCATTTCGACCTCGTCATCGCGGACTGCGGATCGTCGATCAATCCGGCCACCGCAGCCGCCGTCGAGACTGCCGACGACGTCGTGCTCCTTACGACTCCCGACCTCCTCGCGCTGCGCGGCGCCCACCGGACGACCGAGACCTGGCGACGCATCGGGGCTCGGGAGATCGACCACGTCAAGATCCTGATCAACCGCTCAAGTCGCGACAGCGACATCCAGCCCGACACCGCATCGCGACTGCTGCCCAAGGACCCGTTGGAGATCGTGCTGCCAGAGTCCCTCAAGGTGTTGCAGCGGGGTGTCAACCTGCAGGACCCCGGCGAGATTCGGTCGGCAGGATGGTGGTCCCGCATCCAGGCCTTGGCCGGGGTCCTCGACACGGTGCCGGCAGCCGCACACCAGGCACCGAGCCCCCGAGCGGGTTCCGGCTTCCTGCGCCGCCGGGCAGCAGTCGCTGAGCCCGCGGAGGCGGGTCAGTCGACGGTCGAGTTCATCGGCGCCCTCGTGCCCGTCGGCCTCTTCATCCTGCTGCTGTGGCAGCTGGGCCTGTGGGGCGTGACGGCGGCCTACACGAGCCACGCTGCCGACGCGGCCGCCCGCGAGGCGGCCATCGTCTCGGGCACGTCCGGCGCGCAGGCCGCGGTGCAGGCCGAGGCCATGGAAGCCGTCCCGGGCTGGTTCAAGCGGCAGATCGCAGTCGATCTGCAGGCCAACCGGGTTGTCGTCCGGGGACGACTGGCGCTCCTGGCGCCCGGCGTCTCCACCGGCGTCACCTTGACATCGTCCGCGCCGATCCTCGACGAAGGGGAGTGACATGCGGCGCGAACGCGGGACCTCCACGATCGAGATCATCGGCATCACCCCGCTGGTCGTGCTCGTCATGATCATTCTGGCCCAGACGGCGCTGGCTCTCTACGCGTCGACGTCGGCGCAGACCGGGGTGCGGATCGCGGCCCGCGCCTGGTCACAGGAGCCGGCCATGTCACCGGCAGGCGTGCACAGCACCATCAACGCCACCGTGCCGTCGTGGCTTCGTGTCGATGCCGGCGACGTCGTCCTGCGGGGACCGGGGCACTCCGTGACCGCGACGTTCGACGTGCCGGACATCATTCCGTTCGCCGATTTGCGGATCACCCGACGGACCGTGATGCCATGAAGGAGCGCGCCAGGTTCTCCTCGAGCTCGATTCGCACCTCCGACGGCGAGCAGAGTGCCGAGCTCTCCGCGATCGCCGAGGAGACCGACGACGCACTGGTCGCCGACTTCCGGGACCGGCTGCTGAACGAGATCGATCTCGCCGAGCTCTCCAAGCTCGAACTGCCCCAACGTCGAGCCCGCCTCGAGCGGGTCATGACTCATCTGGTCGCCTCGCACGGCCCCCTGCTGTCGTCACGGGAACGCACCGGCCTGATCCGCAGGGTGGTCGCCGAAGCGCTCGGCCTGGGCGTGCTCGAGCCTCTGCTGGCCGACGACGCGATCACCGAGATCATGGTCAACGGCCCCGATCTGATCTACGTCGAGCGCCTCGGCCGGGTCGAGCTCGCCAAGGAACGTTTCGTCAGCACCGAGCAGCTGCTGCAGACGATTGACCGCATCGTCTCGACGGTCAACCGACGGGTCGACGAGTCGAGTCCGATGGTGGATGCCCGCCTACGCACCGGCGAGCGCGTCAACGTCATTCTGCCGCCGTTGGCTCTGGACGGACCGATCGTGACGATCCGGAAGTTCCCGCGACCTTTCACGATGGAGCAGCTCGTGTCGGCCGGGACGCTCGACGAGCAGACTGCACAGGTCCTCGCGGCAGCGGTGCGCGCCAAGCTCAACATCATCGTGTCGGGCGGGACCGGCTCGGGCAAGACGACGTTGCTGAACTCGCTGTCGTCGTTCATCCCCGAGCGGGAACGGATCGTGACGATCGAGGATGCGGCCGAGCTGTCCTTGCAGCAGACCCACGTGATCAGGCTCGAGTCGCGCCCTGCCAACGTCGAGGGCAAGGGCCTGGTGTCGATCCGTGACCTCGTCCGCAACAGCCTGCGCATGCGGCCTGATCGCATCATCGTGGGAGAGGTCCGTGGCGGCGAGACGATGGACATGCTGTCGGCCATGAACACGGGCCACGAAGGCTCCCTCACGACGATCCACGCGAACAGTCCGGAGGAGGCGCTGAGTCGCGCCGAGACCCTGGCCAGCATGAGCGACCTCGACCTGCCGTTCGCGGCCGTGCAGGAGCAGGTCAACAACGCGATCGACATGATCGTGCAGCTCGACCGGGGGCCGGACGGCTCCCGGCGCGTCACCGACGTCGCGCTGATCTCGTCGAAGGGTCGCGAGGAGTACCGGCTGGAGCGGCTCACGACGTTCGTGGCCGACCCGATCGGAGCCGACCGGGTCGTTCGCGGGCGGCACGTGGCACGCCCGCTGCCCGACCACTTCGTCCGCCGGCTGATGCTGGCCGGCCAGAGCGTGGCGGCCGCCCCCATCTCGCAGGTCGAGCCCTGACGTGACGCCCACCCTGTTCGTGTCGTTTGCGACCCTCGTGCTGGTTCTGCTGGGCCTCTACCAGTTCTGGATCGACCTCGGCGAGAAGAGCCTCTACCTCCATGCGGCTCACGGAGATCCCGCGGCCGACGACACCCACCACGCCCGCGCCCCCATCGACCGGTGGGTCCTCCGGTCGCGGTGGGGAGCGGGCATACAGTCCTCAATCGACCTGCTCGGCTGGAGCACCCGTCCGAGCACCTTCGCAGCGATCGTCGCCGGGGTCTGCCTGACGGTCGGGCTCGTGATCGGCGCCCTGCTCTCCTGGCTGCTGGTGCCCGTCGGATTCTGGGTCGGCGCAGCCGTGGTGCGCAATCGCATCCGGGCGCTGCGCGAGAAGCGCAAGGAGGATTTCATCGCCCAGATGCCCCAGCTGGCGCGGGTCCTGTCGAACGCCTCGTCGGCTGGCCTCTCGATCCGCACCGCCGTGGCGATGGCCGCCGATGAGCTGGAGGAACCCGCGAGCACGGAGCTGCGGACCGTGGCTGACCAGATCAACGTGGGGGTGTCGCTGGAGACAGCGATGGCCAACATGGAGCAGCGGCTCCCCTCCCGCGAGCTCGGCATCCTGGTCAGCTCGCTGGTGGTCAGCTCGCGGTCCGGTGGCGCCCTGGTCTCGGCCCTGCGCGACATCGCCGAGACCCTGGAGACCCGCAAGGAGGTCCGCCGGGAGATCCGCACGACGTACGCCCAGACCGTCGCCACTGCGTACGCCGTCCTGAGCTTCGGCCTGGTCGCCTTGCTGCTGCTCGAGTCGCTGAACTCCGGGACCGTCGACGCCATGCTGCGCAACCCCATCGGCCAGGCGGCCCTCATCGGTTCCGCAGCGGTTTACGCCGGGGGGATCTGGATCGTCCGCCGGATGACCCGGGTGGAGGCGTGATGGCGCTGCTGTTCGGAATGGCCGTGCTCGCCACGTTCGCTGTCTTCGTGTTCGGGTGGCGCCTGGCCCGCGCGGATGCGCTCGAGGGATGGGACGTGGCGGACATCGCGCTGCTGCGCGACGAGGCCCAGCGCAAGCGCCGGGTCGGCATCCTGGAGCGGATCGCGCGTCGGACGTCCCCCCAGCTGGCGGTCGTGCTGGGACCGCGCATCATCGCCAACCTGCGTCGTCGCATCGACCTGGCCGGACGCCCCGACGGCATGACCGTCGACACCTTCTTGCAGCTGCTGGTCAAGTACATCATCGTGCTGGGCGGCGCCGGGGTCTACATGATGATCCTGGGCCGGCTGGTCTCGGCGCTGCTACTGGTGGCCGCCGGCGTCATCATGCCGCTGTCCCGACTGGCTGGAGCGCGCCGTCGTCGCCAGACCCAGATCGACGCCGATCTGCCTGACTTCCTCGACGTCCTCGCGGTCACGGTCGGCGCCGGCATCGGCTTCCGCTCAGCGATGGACCGGGTCAGCACCCGATTCACCGGCCCGCTCCGGGAGGAGCTGACCCTCACGCTGCACCAGCTCGACGTGGGCGTGC includes these proteins:
- a CDS encoding TetR/AcrR family transcriptional regulator — protein: MDRKPGRPRLLSLDAIVEAVLADGISTFSMPSVAARLGVAHSGLYRYVHDGDDLLVSAIERAALSAHWPEADLPWRDLLREISHTVQNVCERYPGYAVAALSPPRWSTKMVDQIGPYIISLQRQGFTIEDASVAVTLAGNLALTTSLAGVTAAQRSTDIPRESSLAQQARVLDIVLDGLAGRLIA
- a CDS encoding type II secretion system F family protein, which produces MTPTLFVSFATLVLVLLGLYQFWIDLGEKSLYLHAAHGDPAADDTHHARAPIDRWVLRSRWGAGIQSSIDLLGWSTRPSTFAAIVAGVCLTVGLVIGALLSWLLVPVGFWVGAAVVRNRIRALREKRKEDFIAQMPQLARVLSNASSAGLSIRTAVAMAADELEEPASTELRTVADQINVGVSLETAMANMEQRLPSRELGILVSSLVVSSRSGGALVSALRDIAETLETRKEVRREIRTTYAQTVATAYAVLSFGLVALLLLESLNSGTVDAMLRNPIGQAALIGSAAVYAGGIWIVRRMTRVEA
- a CDS encoding AAA family ATPase, with translation MNIPVVIVAPNQTTGLEVRSQVDEVDGFYVVDVVDTTARLHEVILDRQPHIVLIHEGAGPLPTPQAVRDMQARHPDVAAVVLTEKFSPEVFTAAMDAGARGVLQYPTSHDNLQQRLPAVADWVRQMRKHLSSGVADDELGSRGRLIAVAGSKGGVGTTTVAIHLGHDAVTRVPGRSVCVVDLDLDGGDISDFLGIEHRLDISDLAKVADDLSTQTVESAVHRSPSGLAVVLAPDRVEDIGEVAEREALLILAALRRHFDLVIADCGSSINPATAAAVETADDVVLLTTPDLLALRGAHRTTETWRRIGAREIDHVKILINRSSRDSDIQPDTASRLLPKDPLEIVLPESLKVLQRGVNLQDPGEIRSAGWWSRIQALAGVLDTVPAAAHQAPSPRAGSGFLRRRAAVAEPAEAGQSTVEFIGALVPVGLFILLLWQLGLWGVTAAYTSHAADAAAREAAIVSGTSGAQAAVQAEAMEAVPGWFKRQIAVDLQANRVVVRGRLALLAPGVSTGVTLTSSAPILDEGE
- a CDS encoding TadE family protein gives rise to the protein MRRERGTSTIEIIGITPLVVLVMIILAQTALALYASTSAQTGVRIAARAWSQEPAMSPAGVHSTINATVPSWLRVDAGDVVLRGPGHSVTATFDVPDIIPFADLRITRRTVMP
- a CDS encoding VWA domain-containing protein; this translates as MLGGKQLVIALSTAGVLLVGIAAGGPVGAEDSVIGQGGGSVVLVLDGSGSMKESSGDGRTRMEAAQAGLRSVIKAVPADAKVGLRAYGSTISDGKGSCQDSELLVPVDTVDRPALTAGVKKLRPLGNTPIAYSLKQAFKDLPDKGPRSIVLVSDGEENCGGDPCEVARDLRKQGTDFYLDVVGLQVDAKARDQLTCIASAGGGTYYDVQDISRLDSTLKRASVRAARGYVENGLAVEGGTSASAPAAITDGQWLDTIGDSGVEHYSVPDPGKGTLHLSVSTRTTSDDLTASERLEIAVTTADGRRCAESDASVVGVGNTRAPYAAYTLVTPKVKADCGAGPYVLTVQPPKVEGVKPLEILVRTEPEVLNGAQLTESSSSQGYGDVTGPADNGPITPVLGSVSFTGAPALDAGRYSDTIVAGETLMYRVRDVGWGQQAVCDLTLGAADGAVSSANVRATQARVYGPFRTEVTEVLGKGDDGVYAGKDLTLHVASPALAYANRQSRNKVLRGSDSAGDVYCGVSVRATSSKNDVEIGEIPLTLSVAVVGDVAGAPEFATPPKKNADEKADTDGSPGLSAGLIVGLGLAALVLLGILLAVLRRRLSRQAKA
- the cpaB gene encoding Flp pilus assembly protein CpaB, with the translated sequence MNPRQRRGVILMVLAGLCAIALFFVSVNWVGSVNAKVSPLVKTYRATDAIPAYSVIEADDVETVEVPARWVSTSAAVDIKSLVGERVAFNVDEGTYLSDDMLLPRSSLNEDEREIALTVDAKTGIAGRVQTGDFVDVYAVFTNSEGTGGTSRVLVRNVRVVSVRGVETQTAGKGDSFGEEQIIPVTLALQPKAALAVTYADAFATSVRLVGLPPGVTSKNRSNEPESVSGTDLARSGGAS
- a CDS encoding bile acid:sodium symporter family protein translates to MDSPLTTVGLPLALGIIMFGLGLSLTIEDFRRVRQHPRAVFVALACQLVLLPIICFGIVLLFDLPPLIGIGLLLLAASPGGTSANLFSHLFRGDVALNVTLTAINSIVAIVTLPIITNLAIAYYDRQDTVSLQFRKVVEVFAIVLLPVIGGMLVRSYRAGFASRADKPVRIGSAVILAVLVLGILLDQRENIGDYFAKVGLAAALFCAISLVLGYVVPRAFGIVGRQAIASSMEIGVHNATLAIYVAVEVLDSTEISIPAAVYSLFMFAFAALWGMWISRRLP
- a CDS encoding type II secretion system F family protein, translating into MALLFGMAVLATFAVFVFGWRLARADALEGWDVADIALLRDEAQRKRRVGILERIARRTSPQLAVVLGPRIIANLRRRIDLAGRPDGMTVDTFLQLLVKYIIVLGGAGVYMMILGRLVSALLLVAAGVIMPLSRLAGARRRRQTQIDADLPDFLDVLAVTVGAGIGFRSAMDRVSTRFTGPLREELTLTLHQLDVGVPRRSAFTQLRDRCDTDAMSSFVSALLQAEELGAPLGEALNSIARDSRREAAQSARQRAARMNPRVTLIVSVILVPPTLVLIGVGMFLGADIDFGSLLNG
- a CDS encoding CpaF family protein, whose translation is MKERARFSSSSIRTSDGEQSAELSAIAEETDDALVADFRDRLLNEIDLAELSKLELPQRRARLERVMTHLVASHGPLLSSRERTGLIRRVVAEALGLGVLEPLLADDAITEIMVNGPDLIYVERLGRVELAKERFVSTEQLLQTIDRIVSTVNRRVDESSPMVDARLRTGERVNVILPPLALDGPIVTIRKFPRPFTMEQLVSAGTLDEQTAQVLAAAVRAKLNIIVSGGTGSGKTTLLNSLSSFIPERERIVTIEDAAELSLQQTHVIRLESRPANVEGKGLVSIRDLVRNSLRMRPDRIIVGEVRGGETMDMLSAMNTGHEGSLTTIHANSPEEALSRAETLASMSDLDLPFAAVQEQVNNAIDMIVQLDRGPDGSRRVTDVALISSKGREEYRLERLTTFVADPIGADRVVRGRHVARPLPDHFVRRLMLAGQSVAAAPISQVEP